In Mastigocladopsis repens PCC 10914, a single window of DNA contains:
- the thiS gene encoding sulfur carrier protein ThiS — protein sequence MSDRITLVVNGEARNCLPQTPLPDLLQQLGFNPRLVAVEYNGEILHRQFWSQTTVQQGDRLEIVTIVGGG from the coding sequence ATGTCTGACAGGATTACACTTGTTGTTAATGGGGAAGCTCGTAACTGCTTACCCCAAACACCTTTACCCGACTTACTCCAACAATTGGGTTTCAATCCCCGCTTGGTAGCAGTAGAGTATAACGGCGAGATTTTACACCGTCAGTTTTGGTCGCAAACAACAGTACAGCAGGGCGATCGCTTGGAAATAGTCACCATAGTTGGTGGTGGTTAA